From the genome of Rhizobium binae, one region includes:
- the xerD gene encoding site-specific tyrosine recombinase XerD, protein MRDLGRVHVESFLEMMSAERGAAANTLQSYERDLDDIRSFLNGRSIRLIEAASADLSAYLTSLASQGFKPSSQARRLAAMRQFYKFLYAEGIRTDDPTGVLDAPKKGRPLPKTMGVDEVGRLLSQAQNEADDPAPGQLQRLRMLALLELLYATGMRVSELVSLPARVLDQEGRFLMIRGKGNKERLVPLSQSAIRALKSYGRLLAAENAAAKEPQESPWLFPAASKEGYLPRQVFARDLKNLAIRAGLTPSLISPHVMRHAFASHLLANGADLRVVQELLGHSDISTTQIYTHVLEERLQQLVQTHHPLAKQAKKHE, encoded by the coding sequence GCTGCAATCCTATGAGCGCGACCTCGATGACATCAGGTCCTTCCTGAACGGCCGCAGCATAAGGCTGATCGAAGCCGCCTCCGCCGATCTTTCCGCCTATCTCACCTCGCTCGCCAGCCAAGGCTTCAAGCCCTCCTCGCAGGCGCGCCGGCTTGCGGCCATGAGGCAGTTCTACAAGTTCCTCTACGCCGAAGGCATTCGAACCGACGACCCCACCGGCGTGCTCGACGCGCCGAAGAAAGGCCGGCCGCTGCCGAAGACGATGGGGGTCGACGAGGTCGGCAGGCTGCTTTCTCAAGCGCAGAACGAGGCCGACGATCCGGCCCCTGGCCAGTTGCAGCGCCTGCGCATGCTGGCGCTGCTGGAACTGCTCTATGCCACCGGCATGCGCGTCAGCGAGCTCGTCTCGCTTCCCGCCCGCGTCCTCGACCAGGAGGGACGCTTCCTGATGATCCGCGGCAAGGGCAACAAGGAGCGGCTGGTGCCGTTGTCACAATCGGCGATCAGAGCCCTGAAGTCCTATGGCCGGCTGCTGGCGGCCGAAAATGCCGCGGCGAAGGAGCCGCAGGAGAGCCCTTGGCTGTTTCCGGCCGCCTCGAAGGAGGGCTACCTGCCGCGCCAGGTTTTTGCGCGAGACCTGAAAAACCTTGCGATCCGCGCCGGCCTGACGCCGTCGCTGATCTCGCCGCACGTCATGCGCCACGCCTTTGCCAGCCATCTGCTCGCCAACGGCGCCGATCTGCGCGTCGTGCAGGAACTCCTCGGTCATTCGGACATTTCGACCACACAGATCTACACACATGTGCTCGAAGAGAGGCTCCAGCAGCTCGTCCAGACGCATCACCCCCTTGCCAAACAGGCGAAAAAGCACGAATAG
- a CDS encoding acetyl-CoA carboxylase carboxyltransferase subunit alpha translates to MHNYLDFEKPISDLEGKIIELKKLATEDESIDTTDEIGRLEVRVREAIVEIYSKLNAWQKTQVARHPQRPHFVDYAKTLFQEFTPLAGDRKFSEDAAIQAGLARFRGQPVAVIGQEKGNDTKSRLKHNFGSPRPEGYRKAIRILEMADRFGLPVISLVDTAGAYPGVGAEERGQAEAIARSTEMCLGVKVPLVSVVIGEGGSGGAIAIATGNKVYMLEHSIYSVISPEGAASILWRDSTRAREAATNMKITAEDLKSLGVIDGIISEPLGGAHRDPDSVIAATGDVIANALAEMASRSGEQLRNERRQKFLNMGRNL, encoded by the coding sequence ATGCACAATTATCTCGACTTCGAAAAGCCGATCTCCGACCTCGAAGGCAAGATCATCGAGCTGAAGAAGCTCGCAACGGAAGACGAGAGCATCGACACCACCGATGAAATCGGCCGGCTGGAGGTTCGCGTCCGTGAGGCGATCGTCGAAATCTATTCCAAGCTCAATGCCTGGCAGAAGACGCAGGTCGCGCGCCACCCGCAGCGACCGCATTTCGTCGATTACGCCAAGACCCTGTTCCAGGAATTCACGCCGCTGGCCGGCGACCGCAAGTTTTCCGAGGATGCCGCGATCCAGGCGGGTCTTGCCCGCTTCCGCGGCCAGCCGGTCGCCGTCATCGGCCAGGAAAAAGGCAACGACACCAAGTCCCGCCTGAAACACAATTTCGGCAGCCCCCGCCCGGAGGGATACCGCAAGGCGATCCGCATCCTTGAGATGGCCGATCGTTTCGGCCTGCCGGTGATTTCGCTGGTGGATACGGCCGGCGCCTATCCCGGCGTCGGCGCCGAAGAGCGCGGCCAGGCCGAGGCGATCGCCCGCTCGACGGAAATGTGCCTCGGCGTCAAGGTTCCCCTCGTTTCCGTCGTCATCGGCGAAGGCGGCTCGGGCGGCGCGATCGCGATCGCCACCGGCAACAAGGTCTATATGCTCGAGCATTCGATCTACAGCGTCATCTCGCCGGAGGGCGCCGCTTCCATTCTCTGGCGCGATTCGACGCGCGCCCGGGAAGCGGCGACCAACATGAAGATCACCGCCGAAGACCTGAAATCGCTCGGCGTCATCGATGGTATCATTTCCGAGCCGCTCGGCGGCGCGCATCGCGATCCCGACAGCGTCATTGCCGCAACCGGCGATGTGATCGCCAATGCGCTGGCCGAAATGGCATCCCGCTCGGGCGAGCAATTGCGCAATGAACGGCGCCAGAAATTCCTCAATATGGGCCGGAATCTGTAA
- a CDS encoding L,D-transpeptidase family protein, producing the protein MRIRHFAYVSLIALALTGCNDALETAQVDLSKVKNKVEQPLPPHILAAMSAKGMDRNSPIMIRIFKEEGAMEIWKAKTDNRFDKIADYKICAWSGRLGPKVKTGDRQAPEGFYELTRANLNPNSKYYLAINTGFPNRYDAANGRTGSDLMIHGACSSSGCYSMTDQQVLEIYAFARDAFKGGQATVQLQAFPFRMTAENMVKHRLDSNYDFWKMLKVGYDNFEVTKRPPEVNVCEKKYVFNQQVTDGGAFNAAGKCPAMSTPPALAAALASYGKTYDADYAKAMSKYDGMAWYDPSEAERKAVVAKLRKGRELAFAPTGTSLEAGRMVKVAELEDLMAKRTAQSLTAKTAPGAAPAAPAQPQAVAVAAATPAVVPVPTQNPLAFAAPESQETAEAAAKKPFWKFWARN; encoded by the coding sequence ATGCGCATACGTCATTTTGCCTATGTTTCACTCATCGCGCTGGCGCTGACCGGCTGCAATGATGCGCTGGAAACCGCGCAAGTCGACCTTTCCAAGGTCAAGAACAAGGTCGAGCAGCCGCTTCCTCCGCATATTCTCGCCGCCATGTCCGCCAAGGGAATGGACCGCAATTCGCCGATCATGATCCGCATCTTCAAGGAAGAGGGCGCCATGGAGATCTGGAAGGCGAAGACCGACAACCGCTTCGACAAGATTGCCGACTACAAGATCTGCGCCTGGTCCGGCCGTCTCGGTCCGAAGGTCAAGACCGGCGACCGGCAGGCGCCGGAAGGTTTCTACGAGCTGACACGCGCCAATCTGAACCCCAACTCGAAATATTATCTGGCAATCAACACCGGTTTCCCGAACCGCTACGACGCAGCGAACGGCCGCACCGGCTCTGATCTGATGATCCATGGCGCCTGCTCGTCCTCCGGCTGCTATTCGATGACCGACCAGCAGGTGCTGGAGATCTATGCCTTCGCCCGCGACGCCTTCAAGGGCGGCCAGGCGACCGTGCAGCTGCAGGCCTTCCCCTTCCGCATGACGGCCGAAAACATGGTCAAGCATCGCCTCGACAGCAATTACGACTTCTGGAAAATGCTGAAGGTCGGCTATGACAATTTCGAAGTTACGAAGCGCCCGCCCGAGGTGAACGTCTGCGAGAAGAAATACGTCTTCAATCAGCAGGTCACCGATGGCGGCGCCTTCAATGCCGCCGGCAAATGCCCTGCCATGTCGACGCCGCCGGCGCTGGCGGCCGCGCTGGCGTCCTACGGCAAGACCTATGATGCCGACTATGCCAAGGCGATGAGCAAATATGACGGCATGGCCTGGTACGATCCGTCCGAAGCCGAGCGCAAGGCGGTGGTCGCCAAGCTGCGCAAGGGCCGCGAGCTGGCCTTCGCCCCGACCGGCACCTCGCTGGAAGCCGGCCGCATGGTCAAGGTCGCCGAACTCGAGGACCTGATGGCCAAGCGCACGGCCCAGAGCCTCACCGCCAAGACCGCGCCGGGCGCGGCCCCCGCAGCCCCTGCCCAGCCGCAGGCAGTGGCCGTCGCTGCCGCCACCCCGGCGGTGGTGCCTGTGCCGACCCAGAACCCGCTGGCCTTTGCCGCGCCCGAATCGCAGGAAACGGCGGAAGCCGCGGCAAAGAAGCCGTTCTGGAAATTCTGGGCACGGAACTGA
- a CDS encoding sulfurtransferase TusA family protein produces MNPVLYDLRGLKCPLPVMKTRKKLAAMASGALIRVDTTDPMAVIDMPHFCNEDGHELVEAEKTEDGHRFLIRKR; encoded by the coding sequence TTGAACCCCGTTCTCTACGATCTTCGCGGCTTGAAATGCCCACTTCCTGTGATGAAGACACGCAAGAAGCTTGCCGCCATGGCAAGCGGCGCCCTCATTCGCGTCGACACCACCGATCCGATGGCTGTGATCGACATGCCGCATTTCTGCAATGAGGACGGCCACGAACTGGTCGAGGCCGAAAAGACCGAAGACGGCCACCGCTTCCTGATCCGCAAGCGTTAA
- a CDS encoding CobW family GTP-binding protein → MSALNDRIPVTILTGFLGAGKSTLLNRILKDPAMKDAAVIINEFGDVGIDHLLVESSGDSIIELSDGCLCCTVRGELVDTLANLMDAVQTGRVKPVKRVVIETTGLADPAPVMQAIMGNPVIATNFELDGVVTVVDAVNGLQTLDNHEEARKQAAVADRLIVSKKSMAGATTGLEQRLRALNPRAAMMDADSAVAGSAEVLVNGLYDPATKIADVGRWLRDEDAHEAQHSHDHDHDDDHHHDHDHDHDHDHPGGHHGHHHHDHHAHQHAHDVNRHDASIRSFSIIEEKPIDPMALEMFIDLLRSAHGEKLLRMKAIVSVSDRPERPLVLHGVQSIFHPPVRLAAWPDPSDRRTRMVLITRGLPEAFVKDLFDAFLGKPRVDRPDRAALSDNPLAIPGLRI, encoded by the coding sequence ATGAGCGCCCTCAACGACAGGATTCCGGTCACCATCCTGACCGGCTTTCTCGGCGCCGGCAAATCGACGCTGCTCAACCGCATCCTCAAAGACCCCGCGATGAAGGATGCCGCCGTCATCATCAATGAATTCGGCGATGTCGGCATCGATCATCTGCTGGTCGAAAGCTCCGGCGATTCGATCATCGAACTCTCCGACGGCTGCCTGTGCTGCACCGTGCGCGGCGAACTTGTCGATACGCTGGCCAACCTGATGGACGCGGTGCAGACGGGGCGCGTCAAGCCGGTGAAGCGCGTCGTTATCGAAACGACCGGCCTTGCCGATCCTGCCCCGGTGATGCAGGCGATCATGGGCAATCCGGTCATTGCCACGAATTTCGAGCTCGACGGCGTCGTCACCGTCGTCGATGCGGTCAATGGGCTGCAGACGCTCGACAATCACGAGGAAGCGCGCAAGCAGGCGGCCGTCGCCGACCGGCTGATCGTCTCGAAGAAATCGATGGCCGGCGCAACGACCGGGCTGGAACAGCGCCTGCGGGCGCTCAATCCGCGCGCGGCGATGATGGATGCCGACAGCGCGGTCGCCGGCAGCGCCGAGGTGCTGGTGAACGGGCTCTACGATCCGGCGACGAAGATCGCCGATGTCGGCCGCTGGCTGCGCGATGAGGATGCGCACGAGGCGCAACACAGCCACGACCACGATCATGATGACGATCACCATCATGATCATGATCACGATCACGATCATGATCACCCTGGCGGTCACCACGGCCACCACCATCATGATCATCACGCGCACCAGCACGCCCACGACGTCAATCGGCACGATGCCTCGATCCGGTCTTTTTCGATCATCGAGGAAAAACCGATCGATCCGATGGCGCTCGAGATGTTCATCGATCTCCTGCGCTCGGCCCATGGCGAGAAGCTGCTGCGGATGAAGGCGATCGTTTCCGTCTCCGACCGGCCGGAACGGCCGTTGGTGCTGCACGGTGTCCAGAGCATCTTCCATCCGCCGGTGCGGCTTGCCGCCTGGCCGGATCCCAGCGACCGGCGCACGCGCATGGTGCTGATCACCAGGGGCCTGCCGGAAGCCTTCGTCAAGGATCTGTTCGACGCCTTCCTCGGCAAGCCGCGCGTCGACAGGCCGGATCGTGCGGCGCTGTCGGACAACCCGCTCGCCATTCCCGGCTTGAGAATTTAA